In one Chelmon rostratus isolate fCheRos1 chromosome 7, fCheRos1.pri, whole genome shotgun sequence genomic region, the following are encoded:
- the LOC121609365 gene encoding ATP-sensitive inward rectifier potassium channel 1-like, with protein sequence MFGFLNKRIQDCLTARKSRRTRLVTKDGRCNIEYGNIKYSKHFAFLADFWTTFVEIRWRFVIFLFIASFTLSWFIFGLLWYWIARSNGDLTWQNPQSDHTPCVDNVVGLTTAFLYSLETQTTIGYGGRALTPLCPGAVALLIIQSLLGAIINCFMCGVVLSKISLPKKRAKTITFSDMAVISPKNGSLCLSIRVANLRKTLMIGSQIYGKLLRTTNTPDGETIIMDQVNIDFMVDAGKDNLFFVCPLTLFHVIDKSSPFFEMAVDTLHKQEFELVVFLDGTAESTSSACQVRTSFIPQEVMWGYNFLPIISRSKEGKYRVDFSNFSKVVPVATAHCAYCFHNIKGHHHHSRDGHDNQGFEVIDINDPPNVTKM encoded by the coding sequence ATGTTTGGATTTCTGAACAAGCGTATCCAGGACTGTCTGACAGCACGGAAAAGCCGCAGGACCAGACTGGTGACCAAAGATGGTCGCTGCAACATTGAGTACGGAAACATCAAGTACAGCAAGCACTTTGCCTTCCTGGCTGACTTCTGGACCACCTTTGTTGAGATCCGGTGGCGTTTTGTAATCTTCCTCTTCATCGCCTCTTTCACCCTCAGCTGGTTCATTTTTGGCCTGCTGTGGTACTGGATTGCCCGCAGTAATGGAGACCTAACGTGGCAAAACCCCCAATCAGACCACACTCCATGTGTTGATAATGTTGTTGGACTCACCACAGCGTTCCTCTACTCCCTTGAAACCCAGACAACTATTGGGTACGGTGGCCGAGCGCTTACCCCTCTCTGCCCAGGTGCTGTGGCCCTTCTTATCATCCAGTCCCTCCTTGGAGCCATTATCAACTGCTTCATGTGTGGAGTCGTCCTGTCCAAAATCTCCTTACCCAAAAAGAGGGCGAAGACCATCACATTTAGTGATATGGCCGTCATCAGTCCCAAAAATGGCTCTCTTTGCCTTTCAATCAGAGTGGCCAACCTGCGCAAGACCCTGATGATTGGAAGCCAGATCTATGGAAAGCTGCTGAGgacaacaaacacaccagaTGGGGAGACGATTATCATGGACCAGGTGAACATTGACTTCATGGTGGATGCTGGCAAGGATAACCTCTTCTTTGTATGTCCTCTCACACTCTTCCACGTCATCGACAAGAGCAGCCCCTTCTTTGAGATGGCAGTGGACACGCTCCACAAACAAGAGTTCGAGCTGGTCGTCTTCCTGGACGGCACCGCAGAGTCCACCAGCTCCGCCTGCCAAGTCCGGACCTCCTTTATTCCCCAGGAGGTCATGTGGGGCTACAACTTCTTGCCCATCATTTCCAGAAGCAAGGAGGGCAAGTACAGAGTAGACTTCTCCAACTTCTCCAAGGTGGTGCCAGTGGCTACTGCGCACTGTGCCTACTGTTTCCACAACATCAAGGGTCATCATCACCACTCCAGAGACGGACATGACAACCAGGGCTTTGAGGTGATTGATATCAATGATCCCCCAAATGTCACCAAGATGTGA